CGAAGCAAAATTGTCCGTGTTATCGGGCGCCCGGTCCAGCGGTACATTCTCCTGCGCAAAAACCGGGGCAGCCGTCAGCGTGCACAGCATCGCGCCTAACAGCGCGAGCATCGAAAGCAGTTTCTTCATGTTCGGGTTCTCCTCGCGTGGCATTCAGTGGGGTTTGAACCGCACCCGTTCGGGCGGCTGCCTGAAACGGCCAAGCGGCGTCCAGAACGGCATGCCGAGGAAGAACGCGAAGTACACGAGCGCGCAGATCTGCGCGATGACCGTCGCCGCCGGCGAAGGCGGTTTCGTGCCGAGAAACGCGAGCGTCAGGAACGCGAACACGAAGATCGCGTAGAACACCTTGTGGAAGAACGGCCGGTAGCGGATCGACTTGACCGGCGAGCGGTCGAGCCAGGGCAGAAAGAACAGCGACACGACCGCGCTGCCCATCACGACCACGCCCCAGAACTTCGACTCGGTGAAATACATCGCGAGCACGACGAGCACCGCAAGCACCGGCAGGCCGACGCGCCATTTGCCGCGCGCGCGCACGAGCGCGAACAGACCGAGCAGCAGGACGATGATCATCAGCACGATCTTGAACGGGTCCGTGGTCGCGCGCAGCATCGCGTAGAACGCGGTGAAGTACCAGACCGGCGCGATTTCCGGCGGCGTCTGCAGCGGATTGGCCGGCACGAAGTTGTTCGCTTCGAGAAAGTAGCCGCCCATTTCCGGTGCGAAGAAGATGATCGCCGCGAACACCATCAGGAACACGCAGACGCCCATGAAGTCGTGCACCGAGTAGTACGGGTGAAACGGAATGCCGTCGAGCGGAATGCCGTTCGCGTCCTTTTTCGCCTTGATCTCGATGCCGTCGGGGTTGTTCGACCCGACTTCATGCAGCGCCACGATGTGTGCGATCACGAGGCCGATCAGCACGAGCGGAATCGCAATCACGTGAAACGCGAAGAAGCGGTTCAGCGTGACGTCGGACACGACGTAATCGCCGCGAATCCACAGCGACAGGTCGGGGCCGATAAACGGAATCGCCGAGAACAGGTTCACGATCACCTGCGCGCCCCAGTACGACATCTGCCCCCAAGGCAGCAGATAGCCGAAGAACGCCTCGGCCATCAGGCAGAGGAAGATCGCACAGCCGAAGATCCACACGAGCTCGCGCGGCTTGCGGTACGAGCCGTACAGCAGCCCGCGGAACATGTGCAGATACACGACCACGAAGAACATCGACGCGCCGGTCGAATGCATGTAACGGATCAGCCAGCCCCACGGCACCTCGCGCATGATGTACTCGACCGATGCGAACGCGAGCGTCGAATCGGGTTTGTAGTTCATCGTGAGGAAAATGCCGGTGACGATCTGATTGACCAGCACGAGCAGCGCGAGCGAGCCGAAGAAATACCAGAAGTTGAAGTTCTTCGGCGCGTAGTACTCGGAAAGGTGGGCCTTCCAGGTGGACGTCATCGGAAAGCGCCGATCGATCCACCCTACGAGCCCGGCCGTTGTCTCCACATCTTTTTCGGTCGTCGCCATTACGCTTCTCCTTTCTCGTCCTTGCCGATCACGAGCGTATTGCCCACGAACATGTAAGGCGGGATGTCGAGGTTCTGCGGCGCAGGTTTGTTCTTGAAGACGCGCCCGGCGAGATCGTACGTCGAGCCGTGGCACGGGCACAGGAAACCGCCTGGCCAGTCGTCCGGAAGATTGGGCTGCGCGCCCTCCTGGAAGCGCGGTGTCGGCGTGCAGCCCAGGTGGGTGCACACCGCAACGGCAACGAGAACATTCTTGTGATCGGGCCGCGAGCGGAACTCGTTCTTGCAGTAGTCCGGCATCGGCATCGAAAACGGGTTTTTGGATTGCGGGTCTGCGACTTCGTTATCGGCTTTCTGAACATCGGCGAGCATCTTGTCGGTGCGGTTCAGAATCCACACCGGCTTGCCGCGCCACGCGACCGTCATCATGTCGCCCGGCTTCAAGCCGCTGATATCGACCTGGACCGGCGCGCCCGCCGCCTTGGCCTTTTCCGATGGTGCAAATGAACCAACAAAGGGTATTACGGTGGCGACTCCTCCGATGCCACCTGTTACGGTCGTCGCGATCAGCCAGGTACGGCGGCCGCCGTCGACGCGTCCATCTTCCTTGTCTCGCATCACACGCCCCACTTCTAGGTTGGATTTTTTCCTTCCGTCGCTTTCTACCGCCGCTAGTTTGCTCGAATGGAGTCGCCATTTACAAGGGCCGACAACCAAAAACAATGCGAAGTTGTTGATAAATCAGGGTATTCCCGCACGGTTCGCAAACATTTCTCTTATGCAGATTTAAGTATCTCCTGTATTTTCTAATTGATTCGGTTCGCATGCTTTTGACCGCTTCGGACCGTTTTTGTCGCAACTAGACCGGATTATGAATATCGATAAACAGATGCTCGAGATCGAATGCTTCCGAGAGGTGCGCACCGAGCGCCTGGACGCCGAAACGCTCGGTCGCGTGGTGCCCCGCCGCCACGAATGCGACGCCGCTTTCGGCCGCCATATGCGTGTTCTGCTCGGAAATCTCGCCGGTCAGGTAGACATCGGCGCCCGCCTCGATCGCCGCGTCGAAATAGCCTTGCGCGGCGCCTGTGCACCATGCGACGCGCCGCAGTTCCTGGTCCGGGTCGCCGAGCACGAGCGGTGCGCGGGAAAGCGTGTGCTCGACCTGCGCCGAGAAGTGCGCGAGCGTGATCGGCATCGGCAGCGTCGACATCCAGCCGATGCCGTTGTCGCCGAAGCGCGCGTCGCCGATCAGGCCGAGCCTCGCGCCGAGCTGCGCGTTGTTGCCGTAGACCGGATGGTCGTCGAGCGGGAGGTGGTACGCGAACAGATTGATGTCGTTGGCGAGCAGCAGCTTCAGGCGCTGGTATTGACGACCGGTGATCTGCGGCGGCTCGTTGCGCCAGAAGTAGCCGTGGTGAACGATGAGCGCGTCGGCGCCCCACTCGAGCGCGGCC
The nucleotide sequence above comes from Paraburkholderia sp. SOS3. Encoded proteins:
- a CDS encoding cytochrome b translates to MATTEKDVETTAGLVGWIDRRFPMTSTWKAHLSEYYAPKNFNFWYFFGSLALLVLVNQIVTGIFLTMNYKPDSTLAFASVEYIMREVPWGWLIRYMHSTGASMFFVVVYLHMFRGLLYGSYRKPRELVWIFGCAIFLCLMAEAFFGYLLPWGQMSYWGAQVIVNLFSAIPFIGPDLSLWIRGDYVVSDVTLNRFFAFHVIAIPLVLIGLVIAHIVALHEVGSNNPDGIEIKAKKDANGIPLDGIPFHPYYSVHDFMGVCVFLMVFAAIIFFAPEMGGYFLEANNFVPANPLQTPPEIAPVWYFTAFYAMLRATTDPFKIVLMIIVLLLGLFALVRARGKWRVGLPVLAVLVVLAMYFTESKFWGVVVMGSAVVSLFFLPWLDRSPVKSIRYRPFFHKVFYAIFVFAFLTLAFLGTKPPSPAATVIAQICALVYFAFFLGMPFWTPLGRFRQPPERVRFKPH
- the petA gene encoding ubiquinol-cytochrome c reductase iron-sulfur subunit, which encodes MRDKEDGRVDGGRRTWLIATTVTGGIGGVATVIPFVGSFAPSEKAKAAGAPVQVDISGLKPGDMMTVAWRGKPVWILNRTDKMLADVQKADNEVADPQSKNPFSMPMPDYCKNEFRSRPDHKNVLVAVAVCTHLGCTPTPRFQEGAQPNLPDDWPGGFLCPCHGSTYDLAGRVFKNKPAPQNLDIPPYMFVGNTLVIGKDEKGEA
- a CDS encoding Nif3-like dinuclear metal center hexameric protein — translated: MDRIELELYLNNVLEASRFKDYCPNGLQVEGRRKVEKIATGVTASLAFLEAALEWGADALIVHHGYFWRNEPPQITGRQYQRLKLLLANDINLFAYHLPLDDHPVYGNNAQLGARLGLIGDARFGDNGIGWMSTLPMPITLAHFSAQVEHTLSRAPLVLGDPDQELRRVAWCTGAAQGYFDAAIEAGADVYLTGEISEQNTHMAAESGVAFVAAGHHATERFGVQALGAHLSEAFDLEHLFIDIHNPV